In Vitis riparia cultivar Riparia Gloire de Montpellier isolate 1030 chromosome 19, EGFV_Vit.rip_1.0, whole genome shotgun sequence, the following proteins share a genomic window:
- the LOC117908218 gene encoding probable disease resistance protein At5g45440, with amino-acid sequence MSEDFLEFLRNKFIDGLAEAEDQGRQLPRHRQFQRIRGVLLRKDITSSTPIQMIQMRNTLYRLLAVYTDCLIFSEKHPIPSTKFLLPFYNLFHFLFLKRTKEVLVRIKGELGPDLCIENSNGSPDHGQDQESQSHDPENQSHGPEIWYPYASEIRGFDRQFSKIRKWLLQSDEGFKDIAIVGIGGSGKTALARQLFYDEQIQGAFFPTLWISLSGKIDAGIDFKQVVEDMLVDLTTEHGHEKLRSCSTEELLSSLGCQLLGKKYLIVLDGIWDETRDWYFRLGQALNWPDKDCNIQFGRDQKRNGNAVIITTRLEEVAKGMVGDKYLHSIEGIGEDEIWSMFNDAVDKSKLNPQQNDKLKKLQNEIVKQCDGFPLGVKTLAEIIPGALAKDHSSVDAEPERAHIDSDHYSATQNHRGTH; translated from the coding sequence ATGTCGGAAGATTTTTTAGAGTTTCTGAGGAATAAATTCATTGATGGCTTAGCGGAAGCAGAGGATCAAGGGAGGCAACTGCCTAGGCATCGTCAATTTCAAAGGATTCGGGGCGTTTTGCTTAGAAAGGACATCACCTCATCCACGCCTAtccaaatgatccaaatgagGAATACGCTCTACCGGCTCCTCGCTGTGTACACCGACTGCCTCATCTTCTCAGAGAAGCACCCAATCCCAAGCACCAAGTTTCTCTTGCCTTTCTACAATCTCTTCCACTTCTTGTTTCTCAAAAGAACCAAGGAGGTGCTGGTGCGAATCAAGGGAGAGCTTGGTCCGGATCTGTGCATAGAAAACTCCAATGGCTCACCCGATCATGGTCAGGATCAAGAAAGTCAAAGTCATGACCCAGAAAATCAAAGTCATGGTCCAGAAATTTGGTATCCTTATGCGTCGGAGATACGAGGTTTTGATAGACAATTCTCAAAAATCCGAAAATGGCTTCTGCAATCTGATGAGGGATTCAAGGACATTGCAATTGTTGGGATTGGAGGTTCAGGCAAGACAGCTCTTGCCCGACAACTTTTTTATGACGAACAGATTCAGGGTGCCTTTTTCCCCACACTTTGGATCAGCTTATCAGGAAAGATTGATGCAGGCATAGACTTCAAGCAAGTTGTGGAAGACATGTTAGTGGACTTGACTACTGAGCATGGACATGAAAAGTTAAGGAGTTGTAGCACTGAGGAGCTGTTGTCCTCCCTTGGCTGTCAGTTGTTGGGTAAAAAGTACTTGATTGTGCTTGATGGCATATGGGATGAAACCAGAGATTGGTATTTCAGGCTAGGCCAGGCATTGAACTGGCCTGATAAGGACTGCAATATCCAATTTGGTAGAGACCAGAAAAGAAATGGGAATGCAGTTATCATTACTACTAGACTTGAGGAAGTGGCAAAAGGGATGGTGGGTGATAAGTATCTGCATAGCATAGAAGGCATTGGTGAGGATGAGATTTGGTCCATGTTCAATGATGCAGTTGATAAAAGCAAATTGAATCCTCAACAGAATgataaattgaagaaattgcAAAACGAAATTGTGAAACAGTGTGATGGCTTCCCTCTAGGTGTGAAGACATTAGCTGAGATCATTCCAGGTGCATTGGCTAAGGATCATTCCAGTGTCGATGCAGAACCAGAGAGGGCACACATTGACTCAGATCATTACAGTGCCACACAGAACCATAGAGGGACACATTGA